Within the Thalassoglobus sp. JC818 genome, the region GCGACAACGAAATCTCCTCACAGGCGGCGGACGATTAGTTTGAACTCTTTGATGCGTCATCACAATAGTCGACACCAGAGAGCGGTTCCAGCCCTCGAAGACTTACCTATAAATCCGCCACTCAAGCCAATTCACAGATGGGGAATTCTGCTGTTCATTGCGGATTTCCTCGGCAAAGCTGCGGAGTTCGTTGGGATCACCACTTCTTGGAAACTTTTGTGATCGGGGCGTTTTTGGATTGACCGACGAGAAAATCGAAAATACCATTTCCTGCTCATGAGACTCAGTCTCAACAAAACAGAGGTGGAAATGAGTCAAATCTTTGAATCTGATTCCGAAACTGCTTCAGATGCCGTCGTCTGTCGATGCCTGAATGTCACGCACTCCACGATTTCCGACTGCGTCAATCTATATGGAGCAGAGAGCCATCAGGAAGTCCGCAGCCTGTGCGGCGCTGGAGATGGTTGCATGGGATGTCGCTCAAGAATCAAGCAACTCATTGCCCAGTACCAAAGCGATCGCTCGGAAGCGCGTAGCTAATCGACATCATTGAGTTCAGACCGATCGACTCAGGAAGAATAAGCGAGCCAGTGAGTCTGGGAAGCCGACTGTCGGCAATTGCTCTTTACATTCAATGCCCAGCCCAGGAATAGAGCAGGGCAGACACTCTCTCGAATGCCTGCCCCCGGACTCATCACATTATTCGAAACGCTGACGAAATCGCAGCTCTTGCAGAGTCTTATTCCACTCGTCTTGCGACTGCGGGAAGACCCAGTTCGAGCTGGCGTTCACTCTTTTGATTCGCCCATTTGCGACAGCATGTAGTTTTCAATGCCGAGCTTATCGATCAGATCAAGCTGGGCTTCCAGCCAGTCGATGCTTTCTTCGGTCTCGACGATGATCTTTTCCATGATTTCGCGGCTGGCAGCATCCTTTTCCTCGAGGCAGATCTGAACCCCCTCGTTGTAGGTCTTGCTGGCATTGATTTCGAGAGCGAGATCGTTTTCCAGTTGCTGCTTGACGTTGTCGCCGACGCGGATCACGTCGTAGCGTGCGATTTCAGGCACTCCGTCAAAGAAGAGAATGCGGTCGATCAGAAGTTCTGCGTGCTGCATCTCCTCGATCGATTCCTGATAGTGGTGAGCTCCCAGCTTGTTCAGCCCCCAGTTGGTGCACATTTTGGCCTGAACGAAATACTGGTTAATCGCTGTCAATTCGATTGTCAGTCCCGCGTTGAGAGCGTCAATGACGCGTTGACTCCCCTGCATCTGTGACTCCGATCATCACGTTTGAAGTATTCAAAAAACTCAGTCAGAAATAGTGTATGGGGTCATCATCCATTGATCGATTCCGTTGCGTCACCGGTTGGTGATTTTGTGCTGATTGAGACAACGTATCGAGAGCATCTCCAAGTCTCAGTGCAGTCAATCTACGATGAAAAGCGCCACAGGCCACGGACTTGGCAACAAATCTACTTGAGATCGTATTCTTTGATCTTGCGATACAGCGTCCGTTCGCCGATGCCCAGCATGGAAGCTGTCTCTTCGCGTTTTCCGCCCGTCAGTTCAAGAGTTCGCGCGATGTAATAACGTTCGACCTCTTCCAGTGGACGGCCGATGAGAACGTCCGCTCCAGCCCCTCCGGCCGT harbors:
- a CDS encoding (2Fe-2S)-binding protein — translated: MSQIFESDSETASDAVVCRCLNVTHSTISDCVNLYGAESHQEVRSLCGAGDGCMGCRSRIKQLIAQYQSDRSEARS
- the bfr gene encoding bacterioferritin, which codes for MQGSQRVIDALNAGLTIELTAINQYFVQAKMCTNWGLNKLGAHHYQESIEEMQHAELLIDRILFFDGVPEIARYDVIRVGDNVKQQLENDLALEINASKTYNEGVQICLEEKDAASREIMEKIIVETEESIDWLEAQLDLIDKLGIENYMLSQMGESKE